The Ahaetulla prasina isolate Xishuangbanna chromosome 4, ASM2864084v1, whole genome shotgun sequence genome has a window encoding:
- the MRPS12 gene encoding small ribosomal subunit protein uS12m: MAVAGFFLGRGARWMATLMQMHRLGRPKRPPSPPGPLEGHPQLKGVVLKVLIRKPKKPNSANRKCALVRLSTGKELVCYIPGEGHNLQEHMAVLVEGGRKQDLPGVKVRIIRGKYDCAHVKKKTA; encoded by the exons ATGGCGGTTGCCGGGTTCTTCCTAGGCCGAG GTGCCCGCTGGATGGCCACGCTGATGCAGATGCACCGTCTGGGCCGTCCCAAGCGCCCCCCGTCTCCCCCGGGGCCCCTAGAGGGGCATCCTCAGCTGAAAGGGGTGGTCTTAAAGGTCCTGATCCGGAAGCCCAAGAAGCCCAACTCGGCCAACCGGAAGTGCGCCCTGGTGCGACTCAGCACGGGCAAAGAGCTGGTGTGCTACATCCCCGGCGAGGGACACAACCTCCAGGAGCACATGGCCGTCCTGGTAGAAGGTGGGCGCAAGCAGGACCTGCCCGGCGTCAAAGTCCGCATCATACGTGGCAAATATGACTGCGCCCACGTCAAAAAGAAGACGGCTTGA